A genomic region of Nerophis lumbriciformis linkage group LG28, RoL_Nlum_v2.1, whole genome shotgun sequence contains the following coding sequences:
- the LOC140680174 gene encoding uncharacterized protein, whose amino-acid sequence MGIATTRRLVLKKGAGPTIFNRPRPGISGSVTVSAPSARHQVTPEIQEGVRARPARVSEVPSSSVAAPSDSPEMQPNIATPGASGMQAKLRPPSVSGSSDDSYVPSGSSTSDPCQSDGSPDPTRTPKMREKGCHKEPKYIIFESCLQSLVKWCHCPACGSQDISPSWDLNVLNSIGVVTYVKSTFFNHQELILQPAIKKVWEEQQRTHLTMLQVEGRPLVLGGDWRADSPGHSAKFGTYTTMELEANVVLDLQVVQSNECHGSYHMEMEGLKRMVELLISWDLDVGVLVTDRHRQITTWIRENMPNTRHCYDIWHVAKSIGKKLKAIDKLKDCEDLKPWVLSIINHLYWAAVSTPPGEVGTSGCQVEVCGATHSEHPLPNLCSWTTARYKAAKEMSQTKFTLSSETGGGGQQQVPAERYSIAMLSGEHQTSKVKAFHSLIIQFAPKMYVFSYIGMLCRYVHPSIHFLPLIPFFGVAGGAGAHPSYNRAEGGVHPGQVATSSQGQHR is encoded by the exons ATGGGCATCGCCACCACCCGTCGACTGGTGCTGAAGAAAGGTGCGGGGCCAACTATTTTCAACAGACCACGGCCAGGCATCAGTGGCAGTGTCACTGTTAGTGCTCCCAGTGCAA gaCACCAGGTGACCCCAGAGATCCAGGAGGGGGTTAGAGCTCGGCCGGCCAGGGTTAGTGAAGTCCCATCGTCAAGTGTAGCAGCTCCATCTGACAGCCCCGAGATGCAGCCCAACATAGCAACTCCAGGTGCATCTGGAATGCAAGCCAAGCTACGACCACCTTCTGTTAGTGGTTCTTCCGATGACAGCTATGTGCCGAGTGGGTCATCGACATCGGATCCGTGTCAATCTGACGGGTCGCCAGATCCCACACGTACTCCCAAGATGCGGGAAAAGGGCTGCCACAAGGAACCGAAGTACATCATCTTTGAGTCGTGCCTTCAGAGTCTCGTCAAGTGGTGTCACTGTCCAGCCTGTGGCAGCCAGGACATAAGCCCTTCTTGGGATTTGAACG TGCTGAACAGCATCGGAGTGGTCACGTATGTGAAGAGTACATTTTTCAACCACCAGGAGCTCATCCTGCAGCCAGCCATCAAAAAGGTGTGGGAGGAACAGCAACGGACGCACCTCACCATGCTGCAGGTGGAAGGCCGACCCCTCGTCCTTGGTGGTGATTGGCGAGCGGACAGTCCGGGACACAGCGCCAAGTTCGGTACCTACACCACAATGGAGCTTGAGGCCAATGTGGTTCTCGACCTTCAGGTTGTACAG AGCAACGAATGTCATGGCAGCTACCATATGGAGATGGAAGGACTGAAGAGGATGGTGGAGCTGCTGATCAGCTGGGACCTGGATGTCGGGGTGCTGGTGACAGACAGACACAGACAGATCACTACATGGATTCGCGAAAACATGCCCAATACACGACACTGCTATGACATCTGGCATGTTGCAAAAT CCATCGGGAAGAAACTGAAGGCCATCGACAAGCTCAAGGACTGTGAAGACCTGAAGCCCTGGGTGCTAAGTATAATCAACCACCTCTACTGGGCAGCAGTGTCTACACCGCCTGGAGAGGTGGGAACTTCTGGTTGCCAAGTGGAAGTCTGTGGAGCGACACATTCAGAACATCCTCTTCCCAATTTGTGCTCATGGACAACTGCACGGTACAAGGCTGCAAAAGAAATGTCTCAAACCAA gTTCACGCTCAGCAGTGAAACTGGAGGAGGTGGTCAACAACAAGTCCCTGCTGAAAGATACAGTATCGCCATGCTGTCTGGTGAACACCAGACTTCCAAGGTGAAGGCGTTCCATAGCCTTATCATACAG TTCGCACCGAAAATGTATGTCTTCTCATACATCGGAATGCTGTGCaggtatgtccatccatccatccattttctaccgcttattcccttttttggggtcgcggggggcgctggagcccatcccagctacaatcgggcggaaggcggtgtacaccctggacaagtcgccacttcatcacagggccaacacagatag